The nucleotide sequence TTTCTTCTCCTTGATTCCAATCCTCATCGGTAAGATAGAAAGAAGCCATTTCGTCACCAGCAAAGCCAAATGATTGGTTGATTACATTGTGTAAATCTTCCAAAGTAGCTTCTCCCTGAATGATAATATCTCTAAAAACGTCTTCTTTAACGTCGAGTATCACTCTGAATTTGTATACCATTTTTAGTTTTTAGTTATTTTAGTTGTTAGTAAAAAACTTTGTCAAAGGTCGTAGCACGACAGGCTGTTAGAGACTTTGACAAAGTTTATATATCCTTATTTTCTATACTTATTTAGCTATATCTGTAATTTCAATATCGAAAATAAGGTCGCTATTAGGTGGAATCACATCGCCAGCACCTCTTTCGCCATATCCTAAAGCAGCAGGAATAAATACGCGTATTTTATCACCTACTTTCATTGTAAGCAAAGCATCTCTGAAACCTGGTATAAGTTGCGCAGAAGTGTTATAAGGCATAGGGAAGGCTTGGTATCCTCCTTGTTGTTCACGTAATGAGTTGTACTTACCGTAAGCCTCTTCAATTTCTTTTACGTTAGAATCGAAAAGGGTTCCGTTTTTCAAATAACCTGCGTAGTTTACCATTACTTGATGTGTGTGATTAGGTTGTTTGCCTTTGCCATCAACTAACTTAAAGATTTTTACTCCTGAAGGAAGTGCTTTAGCTTGTGGTTCCTGTACTTTTACTTCTTCTAAGAACTTAGCTGCAGCGGCTTTCGTCTTAGCTTCTTTTTCTCGCTCTCTCTTGTTAATTTCTTTGAAGTAATCTTCAAAAACTTTTACAGCATTGAAACTTTTAGCATCTTTACCATTAGCAATAATAGTAATCTTATTGATTTTGATATCCTTTTCAGGCTTGTCGTTCATTACTGTTTTAGTATTAGCAATAGCATCTATTACTTCTAAACCTTTCACCGTTTCGCCGAATACTGTGTGGCGACCATCTAAATGAGGAGTAGGCACTTGGGTAATAAAAAACTGACTGCCATTGGTAGCTGGTCCTGCGTTTGCCATTGACAAGGTTCCTTTTTTATCGTGTCTTAAAGTAGGCACTATCTCATCTTCAAATCGATAACCGGGTTCTCCCATTCCGGTGCCGGTAGGGTCACCTCCTTGTATCATAAAATCCTTGATTACTCGGTGGAAAATTGTTCCGTTGTAAAATGGTTTACCTTTGTATTCAGCTTTTACAAAAGTGTTTTTACCTTCTGCCAAAGTAACAAAGTTGGCTACTGTTACAGGAGTTTCTTTGTAGTTTAGTTTTACAATAATATTTCCTTGAGTAGTTTCAATATCCGCAAATAAGCCATCGCCTAAATCTTTATAGGCTTTCTTTTGCGAATTGCAACTGAAAAATACAAACATTGCAGAAAGCAATGCGATAAAATTGAGTCGTCTCATATATAAAATTAATTAAAATTTCTACTTATTCAGGTCGTGGTTCTATTTTCTCTTTGTTCTTTTCAATTTTAAAAACCTCTATCTTGGCAATAATAGGCTGGTTGAAAGTTATTTTATCTTTATCACCACGATAACCATAGGCTACGCTCGAGGGGAAAAAGAAAACACCACTTTCTTTCTCTTTTAGCAATTTTAGTGCTGAACGTAACCCTTGGAATACCTCTTCTTTATCTACATTATACTTATAATCACCATCAGGTTTCTCTTGGTAGAGTTCATTACCTTGCAAATCCGAAAGACTGTAATCATAGGTCACGATATCGCCAAACTGTGCTGTGTAGTCAGCATTAGGATTTTGGTTTAGGTAATAGAATTTAAAACCGTGTTGTGAATCTATAAAGGTGTGGAGCGTATCTTTTTTGATAATAGAATCAATAAGAGCTTCTTCTGAAGCTAATAGCGCTTTGTTTTTCTTAGCCGATTCCTTTAAAAAGGTACTTGTTTTCTTGGTTACAGGGTGGCGTGCTTGTCGGTCGGCACAGCTTATGAAAACTATGCCAGCAACCATTATTATTGCTATTTTTTTGAGTATATTCATTGTATTTTAAATATTCTTGTGAATAAAATCTGGCAAAACTTGTTTAAAATAAGTTACTGCTTCTTCCATTGTACCGTTAAATCTACCTCCTGCAGCATTGATGTGCCCTCCGCCATTGAAATATTTGCGTGCAAACAGATTTACATCGTTATTACCTTTGGAACGCAATGACATTTTTATAAAATCGCCTTCTTGAATGAAGATTACTGCCAGCTTGGTGTTCTTAATGGTAAGCCCATAATTTACGAAACCGTCAGTATCTCCTTTTTGGCAGTCATATTGTTGTAGTTCTTCGGAACTAAGCGTTGTGTAAGCCGTGTCGTACTCTTTTAAATACGTCATATTTTTCAGAACTACACTCAGTAATTGCAATTTGTTAAATGAATTATTATCAAACACATTACTGTTAATCTGACTGTTTTTAGCTCCTTTTTCGATAAGAAAAGCAGCTATTTTTAGCGTATTGCTAGTAGTGGTGGGGTATTTAAAATTTCCCGTATCGGTCATTATTCCTGTGTACAAACAAGTAGCTATTTCTCTATCTATTTGGTTTTTATCGCCCATTGCATCAATAAACGAATATACCATTGCGCAGGTAGAGCTGGCATTGGGGTTAGAGAAAGTTACTTTGGCATAAGCCTCAGGTGCTTGATGATGGTCAATCATCACAAATGTAGCTGCCGAGTTTTCTAATAAAGGTGTGAGCCCATCAGCGCGTTTAAGCGAATTGAAATCAAGCGTAAAGATGAGCGTAGAGTTTTCTATTTGTTTTTTTGCCTTTTCAGGAGCATTGTCATAGATGAGAATCTCATCGGCTGAGGGTAACCATTTTAAATAATCAGGAAAATCATTGGGCGACACCACCGTTACATCTTGGTGCAATTGCTTTAAATACAAGTATAGTCCCAAGCAACTCCCTATGGCATCTCCATCAGGGCTTTTGTGAGGAATAATACTTATTTTCAACTGTTTTTTAAGTAGTAGCTTAACGTTTTCTATATCATATATATTCATAGGGTGCGAAAGTACGACATTAATTTGTTCTTAATGTTTTCATATCTGAAAAATTCTAAAATTGAAAAAGAAATGATTAATTTGCAGGACAAAGGTAGTAATTAATTTTTAATGACAAAAAAATAATTTTGTTTTTTAATGAATATTCGTTGATAATGAACTCTTAGCGATAATAAGTAATTATCAATTGATAACAACTAGTTCCGCTGGTGTAACAGATAATTATCAATTGATGATAAAGAGAAAACAGAGTAGTGGATAGGATTATTGTAGAATTACAAGAATATTACACGAATAAAACTATTGTATAGTATTCTTTCTGCAAAAGCTATATAAAGAGCCCCACCTAATTATTTATTAGATGGGGCTGTTATTATTTGCTTGCGGAGGCTCTCCGCTATTTTACTTCTTCGAAATCTACGTCTTGAACGTTGTCTGTATTGACGTCTTGTGCCCCACCAGTGTTAGGTTGCTCTTGTGCGGTAGAGCTACCGCCTCCCTGTTGGGCTTTGTAGATGTCCTCAGAGGCTTGTTGCCAAGCAGTATTGATTTTGCCCAAAGCAGTCTCAATAGAGCTGAGGTCTTTGCCGTCGTAAGCTGTTTTAAGTTCGCTAAGAGCAGTCTCAATAGCGCCTTTCTTGTCGGATGGGATTTTATCGCCAAACTCTTTGAGTTGTTTTTCAGTTTGAAATATCATCGCGTCAGCTTCGTTGAGCTTATCTACTTTTTCTTTGGCTTTCTTATCAGCTTCGGCATTGGCTTCGGCTTCGCGTTTCATCTTCTCGATATCTTCTTTTGAAAGTCCAGAAGACGCTTCTATACGGATATTGTGAGACTTGCCTGTACCTTTATCAGTTGCCGATACGTTAATGATACCGTTAGCATCGATATCGAAGGTAACCTCAATTTGTGGTACGCCACGTGGGGCAGGTGGAATGTCATCTAAGTGGAAACGACCGATAGTCTTGTTGTCGTTTGCCATAGGTCTTTCACCTTGCAATACGTGAATTTCCACACTCGGCTGATTGTCGGCAGCAGTTGAGAACACTTGCGATTTCTTAGTAGGGATAGTGGTATTGGCTTCTATCAGTTTAGTCATCACACCTCCCATAGTTTCGATACCCAAAGAAAGAGGAGTAACGTCCAGAAGCAATACATCTTTCACATCACCAGTAAGTACGCCCCCTTGAATAGCGGCTCCAATGGCTACTACCTCATCAGGGTTTACGCTCTTATTAGGTTTTTTGCCAAAGAATTTTTCAACGGCTTCTTGTACGGCAGGAATACGAGTAGAACCACCTACTAAGATTACTTCGTTGATATCACTTACGCTGAGACCTGCATTTTCTAACGCTTTTTTGCAAGGTTCAATTGTGCGTTTTACTAGGTCGTCGATGAGTTGTTCAAATTTAGCACGGCTGAGCTTGCGCACCAAGTGTTTAGGACCTGAAGCTGTAGCAGTGATATAAGGCAAGTTGATTTCGGTTTCAGTAGTTGAAGAAAGTTCAATCTTAGCCTTTTCAGCAGCTTCTTTAAGACGTTGCAACGCCATAGGGTCTTTACGAAGGTCGATTTGTTCTTCTTTTTCAAACTCTTCAGCAAGCCAGTTGATAATTTTTTCATCTACATCATCACCTCCTAAGTGGGTATCACCATCAGTAGCGAGTACTTCAAACACGCCGTCGCCAAGTTCCAAGATAGACACATCGTGAGTACCACCACCAAAGTCGAATACAACAATCTTATGGTCGCTATGGTCTTTATCCAAACCATAAGCCAATGCAGCGGCAGTAGGTTCGTTGATGATACGTTCTACTTTCAATCCTGCGATTTCACCTGCTTCTTTAGTAGCTTGACGTTGAGCGTCGTTAAAGTAAGCTGGTACAGTAATTACCGCGCTTGTTACGGGTTGTCCTAAGAAGTCTTCTGCAGTTTTCTTCATTTTTTGAAGAATCATAGCTGAGATTTCTTGTGGAGTATACAAACGTCCGTCTATGTCCACACGAGGAGTATCGTTGTCGCCACGTACTACTTTATAAGGTACACGAGCGATTTCTTTTTCCAATTCAGAAAACTTGTTCCCCATAAAACGCTTGATAGAATATACCGTGTTTTTAGGGTTGGTAACTGCCTGACGTTTAGCAGCGTCACCTACTTTTATTTCGCCACCTTCGGTAAAAGCTACCACTGAAGGGGTTGTGCGTTTACCTTCGGCATTGGTAATCACCACGGGGTCATTACCTTCCATTACAGAAACACAAGAGTTTGTGGTTCCTAAGTCAATACCTATAATCTTACTCATATTAATATTATCGTTTTTTTAAGTTCAACATTATTTTTGTAAGTCTTACGCTTACGTAGTTAGTAGCAGTCAATGATTGTGCCAAAGGACTAAAAACTGACAAATTGTCATTTTTAGTCATTAGTTGTTAGTAAGCGACTAACAACTAATTTCTATTTTTTATCTTCTGATGTTTGATTTCTAAATACCAATTGGTTATCAAAAGCATCTAATAAGATGACAGCATCGCGTTGTACTGTGCCACTCAAAATTTCTTTAGAAAGCTTGTTAAGCACTTCTTTCTGAATGATACGTTTCACTGGACGAGCACCAAACTGAGGGTCAAAACCTTTTTGTGCTAAGTAATCAATAGCCTCATCGGTAGCATCGAGCAAGATACCTTCTTTGGCAACCATACGGAACACTGATTGCAATTGCAAACGCACAATGCTACGGATATCCTTGGCGTTGAGCGGTGTGAACATTATAATGTCGTCTATACGGTTCAAAAACTCAGGGCGTACAGTTTGTTTGAGGAGTTGTAACACCTCGTCACGTGACTCGTCGATAGCGCGCTCGGTATCCTTAGGATATTTTTCAAAAGTTTCCTGAATGATATGGCTACCCATATTAGAGGTCATAATGATAATCGTATTCTTAAAGTCGGCAGTACGACCTTTATTGTCAGTAAGACGACCTTCGTCGAGTACTTGCAACAAGATGTTGAATGTATCGGGGTGAGCTTTTTCAATTTCATCCAAAAGGATTACAGAATACGGACGGCGACGCACAGCTTCAGTAAGTTGACCACCTTCGTCATATCCTACATATCCTGGAGGCGCACCTACCAATCGGCTCACAGCGTGTTTCTCTTGGTATTCGCTCATATCGATACGCGTCATTGCATTTTCATCGTCGAATAGATATTCGGCTAAGGCTTTGGCAAGTTCGGTTTTACCTACCCCCGTAGTTCCTAAGAAAAGGAATGAACCTATAGGACGACGTGGGTCTTGCAAACCAGCACGACTACGGCGTATGGCATCGGAAACTGCCTCGATGGCTTCTTCTTGACCTACTACACGGCGGTGCAATTCTTTCTCTAAGTTTAAGAGTTTTTCGCGTTCGCCTTGTAACATTTTAGCTACAGGTATACCAGTCCATTTTGCTACTACTTCAGCGATGTCTTCGGCGGTTACTTCTTCTTTTACAAGAGCATTTTCGTGTGATTTGCTGTCTAAATTCTTTTGCAATTCCACTAACTTGTCTTCCGCTTCTTTGATTTTTCCATAGCGCAATTCGGCTACTTTACCATAGTCGCCTTCACGTTCAGCTCTATCGGCTTCCAAACGGTATTTCTCAATAGCTTCCTTAGTGGTTTGTACTTCATCAATTACGCTTTTTTCACTCTGCCATTTAGCATTGATAGCGTTACGTTCTTCTTTAAGATTTGCCAAATCTACATATAGCATTTTGAGCTTATCTTCGTCTTTTTCACGTTTGATAGCCTCAATTTCTATTTCGAGTTGCATTATCTTACGGTCGAGTACGTCTAACTCTTCGGGTTTAGAATTGATTTCCATACGGAGCTTGGCAGCTGCCTCGTCCATTAGGTCTATTGCCTTATCGGGTAAGAAACGATTAGTGATATAGCGTTCAGAAAGTTCTACTGCCGCGATAATCGCCTCGTCTTTGATACGTACTTTGTGGTGGGTTTCGTACTTTTCTTTGATACCCCGAAGGATAGAAATTGCACTTTCGGTATCTGGTTCATCTACCATTACCTTTTGAAAACGACGTTCGAGAGCTTTGTCTTTCTCAAAGTACTTTTGGTACTCATCGAGAGTAGTGGCACCAATGGCACGGAGTTCACCACGAGCTAAGGCAGGTTTTAATATATTAGCAGCGTCCATAGCACCTTCGCCTCCTCCTGCTCCCACAAGGGTGTGAATTTCATCTATAAACAGAATGATATTGCCATCGGATGAGGTAACCTCTTTCACTACTGATTTGAGTCGTTCTTCAAACTCACCTTTGTACTTCGCACCTGCGATAAGGGCACCCATATCGAGAGAGTAAATAACCTTGTCTTTTAGGTTTTCAGGTACGTCACCTTTCACAATACGGTGCGCTAAGCCTTCGGCTATAGCCGTTTTACCTACCCCAGGTTCACCTACCAACATAGGGTTGTTCTTGGTACGGCGTGAAAGAATTTGCAATACACGACGTATTTCCTCATCACGACCAATCACAGGGTCGAGTTTCCCGCTATCAGCTAACTGATTGAGGTTTTTGGCGTATTTGTTGAGCGAATTATAAGTATCTTCAGCTGAAGCCGAAGTTACGCGTTCGCCTTTGCGCAATTCTTGAATGGCTTTCTCCAACTCTTTTTCACTCACGCCTTGGTTTTTGAGGGCTTGGGCGATTTTACTGTTTGATTTGAAGATAGCCAATATAAGGTGTTCTAAGGATACATATTCGTCATTCCATTTTTTAGCGATGTTAGCGGCTTCGTTGAGCATAGTGTTTGCTTCGCGTGAGAGCCCCATATCGCCACCGCTGACTTTGGCAAAGCCTTGCAGAGCAGTTTCTAATTGTTTATTTAATTGCTCGCGGTTGATATTCAATTTTTTGAATAGGAAAGGCAATACGTTCTCATCTACCTGCTCAATAGCTTTGAAGAAATGTTCGTTTTGCAATTCCTGGTGCCCGTACTGCTGGGCTATTTGCTGAGCGGTTTGTACCGCTTCTTGCGCTTTGATAGTAAAGTTATTAAAATTCATATATTTTCAATTTAGTGTGTTCAACATTTTATGATTTGTTCACTCCCAATAGGGCAAGAGTTGTGCCAACAGCTTTTAACTGACAAAAAGACAGTTTTTTAAAAGGATTTTTATACCAAATGTAATATTAAATAGAAATCTAAAAATAATTAACAATCTGATTATTATTTAATAATAACTACTTGACAAGAAATGTGTAACAAGTGACAAAATGTCGGTGACTAATTGAATCTCTGTTCATTAACGGGTAGGTGCTGATGCCTAATCTATTTTTGAAGCTAAAGACTAATAGATCATCTGCTCCAAAACACTTACTGAAAATATGGGGTGGAATGAAAATAGTTACTTGGCAGGTTGGAGAGTTCGGAAGATAACGGAGAGATTCGGAAGAGAAAATTTAGGTAAAAGGTAAAAAACAAGAGGTAAAGTAGCTGTTCAGAGGGTGGTGGTAGCTTATAGAGAGCTTATAGGAAGCTTATACGAATCTTGGAAGATAGATATAGAAAGGGTATATAAGTAGTTAATAATGAGGGGTTGAGAATGAGCAGAAAAAAGAGATTTAAGCGGATTTAAAGTAGAAGAAAAACGAAAATAAGAGAAAGAAGTAATCTTTTTAAAAGGGGAGTGTGGCGATACAAAAATGTGAGATGAGTAAAGGTAAATAGAAAAATAAGCATTCTTCAAGAGAAAAAAATATAGATAGCTATTAGACTAAAAGACAAGGCTTACTAGAAGAAAGTGCGAAGACAAATTTAATACCACAATACCCAAAATACTAATAATACCAAATTAATGACGAGTTGCGAATGGCGAATGACAAGGTTGCAGGGAAGTAGCACGGGGAAACAAAATATAAAGCCTTTATATTGTGAATTG is from Capnocytophaga ochracea DSM 7271 and encodes:
- a CDS encoding peptidylprolyl isomerase, with translation MRRLNFIALLSAMFVFFSCNSQKKAYKDLGDGLFADIETTQGNIIVKLNYKETPVTVANFVTLAEGKNTFVKAEYKGKPFYNGTIFHRVIKDFMIQGGDPTGTGMGEPGYRFEDEIVPTLRHDKKGTLSMANAGPATNGSQFFITQVPTPHLDGRHTVFGETVKGLEVIDAIANTKTVMNDKPEKDIKINKITIIANGKDAKSFNAVKVFEDYFKEINKREREKEAKTKAAAAKFLEEVKVQEPQAKALPSGVKIFKLVDGKGKQPNHTHQVMVNYAGYLKNGTLFDSNVKEIEEAYGKYNSLREQQGGYQAFPMPYNTSAQLIPGFRDALLTMKVGDKIRVFIPAALGYGERGAGDVIPPNSDLIFDIEITDIAK
- the gldI gene encoding gliding motility-associated peptidyl-prolyl isomerase GldI — translated: MNILKKIAIIMVAGIVFISCADRQARHPVTKKTSTFLKESAKKNKALLASEEALIDSIIKKDTLHTFIDSQHGFKFYYLNQNPNADYTAQFGDIVTYDYSLSDLQGNELYQEKPDGDYKYNVDKEEVFQGLRSALKLLKEKESGVFFFPSSVAYGYRGDKDKITFNQPIIAKIEVFKIEKNKEKIEPRPE
- a CDS encoding DHH family phosphoesterase; its protein translation is MNIYDIENVKLLLKKQLKISIIPHKSPDGDAIGSCLGLYLYLKQLHQDVTVVSPNDFPDYLKWLPSADEILIYDNAPEKAKKQIENSTLIFTLDFNSLKRADGLTPLLENSAATFVMIDHHQAPEAYAKVTFSNPNASSTCAMVYSFIDAMGDKNQIDREIATCLYTGIMTDTGNFKYPTTTSNTLKIAAFLIEKGAKNSQINSNVFDNNSFNKLQLLSVVLKNMTYLKEYDTAYTTLSSEELQQYDCQKGDTDGFVNYGLTIKNTKLAVIFIQEGDFIKMSLRSKGNNDVNLFARKYFNGGGHINAAGGRFNGTMEEAVTYFKQVLPDFIHKNI
- the dnaK gene encoding molecular chaperone DnaK; protein product: MSKIIGIDLGTTNSCVSVMEGNDPVVITNAEGKRTTPSVVAFTEGGEIKVGDAAKRQAVTNPKNTVYSIKRFMGNKFSELEKEIARVPYKVVRGDNDTPRVDIDGRLYTPQEISAMILQKMKKTAEDFLGQPVTSAVITVPAYFNDAQRQATKEAGEIAGLKVERIINEPTAAALAYGLDKDHSDHKIVVFDFGGGTHDVSILELGDGVFEVLATDGDTHLGGDDVDEKIINWLAEEFEKEEQIDLRKDPMALQRLKEAAEKAKIELSSTTETEINLPYITATASGPKHLVRKLSRAKFEQLIDDLVKRTIEPCKKALENAGLSVSDINEVILVGGSTRIPAVQEAVEKFFGKKPNKSVNPDEVVAIGAAIQGGVLTGDVKDVLLLDVTPLSLGIETMGGVMTKLIEANTTIPTKKSQVFSTAADNQPSVEIHVLQGERPMANDNKTIGRFHLDDIPPAPRGVPQIEVTFDIDANGIINVSATDKGTGKSHNIRIEASSGLSKEDIEKMKREAEANAEADKKAKEKVDKLNEADAMIFQTEKQLKEFGDKIPSDKKGAIETALSELKTAYDGKDLSSIETALGKINTAWQQASEDIYKAQQGGGSSTAQEQPNTGGAQDVNTDNVQDVDFEEVK
- the clpB gene encoding ATP-dependent chaperone ClpB, with protein sequence MNFNNFTIKAQEAVQTAQQIAQQYGHQELQNEHFFKAIEQVDENVLPFLFKKLNINREQLNKQLETALQGFAKVSGGDMGLSREANTMLNEAANIAKKWNDEYVSLEHLILAIFKSNSKIAQALKNQGVSEKELEKAIQELRKGERVTSASAEDTYNSLNKYAKNLNQLADSGKLDPVIGRDEEIRRVLQILSRRTKNNPMLVGEPGVGKTAIAEGLAHRIVKGDVPENLKDKVIYSLDMGALIAGAKYKGEFEERLKSVVKEVTSSDGNIILFIDEIHTLVGAGGGEGAMDAANILKPALARGELRAIGATTLDEYQKYFEKDKALERRFQKVMVDEPDTESAISILRGIKEKYETHHKVRIKDEAIIAAVELSERYITNRFLPDKAIDLMDEAAAKLRMEINSKPEELDVLDRKIMQLEIEIEAIKREKDEDKLKMLYVDLANLKEERNAINAKWQSEKSVIDEVQTTKEAIEKYRLEADRAEREGDYGKVAELRYGKIKEAEDKLVELQKNLDSKSHENALVKEEVTAEDIAEVVAKWTGIPVAKMLQGEREKLLNLEKELHRRVVGQEEAIEAVSDAIRRSRAGLQDPRRPIGSFLFLGTTGVGKTELAKALAEYLFDDENAMTRIDMSEYQEKHAVSRLVGAPPGYVGYDEGGQLTEAVRRRPYSVILLDEIEKAHPDTFNILLQVLDEGRLTDNKGRTADFKNTIIIMTSNMGSHIIQETFEKYPKDTERAIDESRDEVLQLLKQTVRPEFLNRIDDIIMFTPLNAKDIRSIVRLQLQSVFRMVAKEGILLDATDEAIDYLAQKGFDPQFGARPVKRIIQKEVLNKLSKEILSGTVQRDAVILLDAFDNQLVFRNQTSEDKK